From the Flavimarina sp. Hel_I_48 genome, one window contains:
- a CDS encoding energy transducer TonB, with amino-acid sequence MSFLDTVHKRKSFTITTIIYALFILLLFFVGMTYLDPPPESGIAINFGTSDVGQGAVQPKAAIASAPRNTTPEPEPQPQKTTEIKEEVVTQEVKDAPVIKEEPKKEEKKPVVEKPKEEPKKPVEEVKKPDPKPDKSTTDALSSILNGPKSEGSATGGEGNDSKAGDKGDPNGSMEASSYYGQGKGLDGDGNYQLGGRKALSKPKRVQECNEAGIVVVSIEVDRNGDVIKATAGVRGTTNNSKCLLDPAKAAALATRFNSDNEAPSRQIGKIVYRFSLSD; translated from the coding sequence TTGAGTTTTTTAGATACCGTACATAAACGCAAATCCTTTACGATAACAACCATAATCTATGCGTTGTTCATCCTGCTGCTCTTTTTTGTGGGCATGACCTACCTGGACCCACCGCCCGAAAGTGGGATCGCGATCAACTTTGGCACCAGTGATGTGGGGCAGGGAGCGGTACAGCCTAAAGCTGCCATAGCTTCCGCACCGCGGAACACCACGCCAGAGCCGGAACCCCAACCTCAAAAAACCACCGAAATCAAAGAAGAAGTGGTTACACAGGAAGTTAAGGATGCACCGGTAATTAAGGAAGAGCCCAAAAAAGAAGAAAAAAAACCAGTAGTAGAAAAACCGAAAGAAGAGCCCAAAAAACCGGTAGAAGAGGTCAAAAAACCAGATCCCAAGCCCGATAAATCCACCACTGATGCGCTTAGCAGCATTCTCAACGGACCTAAAAGTGAGGGTTCTGCCACCGGCGGTGAAGGCAATGATAGTAAAGCAGGCGATAAAGGGGATCCCAATGGCTCCATGGAAGCGTCAAGCTATTACGGTCAGGGAAAAGGCTTGGATGGGGACGGTAATTACCAGTTGGGCGGCCGCAAAGCCCTCAGCAAGCCCAAACGCGTTCAGGAATGCAATGAAGCCGGTATTGTTGTGGTAAGCATTGAAGTAGACCGCAACGGTGACGTAATCAAAGCCACTGCCGGTGTACGCGGTACCACAAACAATTCCAAGTGCCTGCTTGATCCCGCTAAAGCGGCTGCCCTGGCCACACGTTTCAATTCAGATAATGAGGCACCGTCCAGGCAGATAGGAAAAATTGTTTACAGATTCAGTCTTTCCGACTAA
- a CDS encoding MotA/TolQ/ExbB proton channel family protein codes for MLSLFVQEGAESLDSLTADEEPVEKTLSIIDLLMSGGLAGQIIILVLFILLFVAIYIYFERLFAIKAASQIDGNFMNQIKDNVSHGNIEAAKMLCAQQNSPVSRLTAKGISRIGSPLEDINTAIENSGKLEVYRLEQNVSVLATIAGAAPMIGFLGTVIGMVIAFHQLATSSGQAEMGTLAEGIYTAMTTTVAGLIVGIIAYMGYNHLVVRTDKVVHQMEANAVEFLDLLNEPA; via the coding sequence ATGCTATCACTTTTTGTGCAAGAGGGTGCAGAATCCCTGGATTCCCTTACTGCTGATGAAGAACCGGTCGAGAAGACCCTGTCTATTATAGACCTTTTGATGAGCGGTGGGCTTGCCGGGCAGATCATAATCCTGGTGCTTTTTATCCTTCTTTTTGTCGCTATCTATATCTATTTTGAACGGCTATTTGCCATTAAGGCGGCCTCACAAATAGATGGTAATTTTATGAACCAGATCAAGGATAATGTTTCCCACGGAAATATTGAGGCCGCAAAAATGCTTTGCGCGCAGCAAAACAGTCCCGTGTCCCGTCTTACCGCAAAAGGAATTTCCCGAATTGGAAGTCCGCTGGAAGATATCAATACGGCCATTGAAAATTCGGGCAAGCTAGAAGTTTACCGCCTGGAACAAAACGTGAGTGTACTTGCAACAATTGCCGGTGCTGCGCCCATGATTGGGTTTTTAGGAACCGTTATAGGGATGGTAATCGCCTTTCACCAGTTGGCCACCAGTAGCGGTCAGGCAGAAATGGGAACGCTCGCGGAAGGTATTTATACGGCCATGACCACGACCGTTGCCGGTCTTATCGTGGGAATTATCGCTTATATGGGCTATAACCACCTAGTTGTACGTACAGATAAGGTTGTGCACCAGATGGAAGCCAATGCCGTAGAATTCCTTGATTTACTAAACGAACCAGCATAA
- a CDS encoding acyl-CoA dehydrogenase: MDFSLSEEHQMIRDAAREFAQTELLPGVIERDEKQAFPKELIQKMGQMGFMGMMTPTEYGGGGMDAISYALVMEEISKIDASASVIISVNNSLVCYGLSEYGNEDQKQKYLTKLASGEKLGAFCLSEPEAGSDATSQKTTAIDKGDHYILNGTKNWITNGSSADYYLVIAQTDRDKKHRGINAFIVEKGWEGFEIGPKEQKLGIRGSDTHSLLFNDVKVPKENRIGEDGFGFKFAMKTLSGGRIGIAAQALGIASGAYEMALKYSKERKAFGTEICNHQAIAFKLADMYVEIEAARHLVLKAAWEKDQGKNYDMASSMAKLYASKVAMDVTVEAVQVHGGNGYVKEYHVERLMRDAKITQIYEGTSEIQKIVISRGLIDA; this comes from the coding sequence ATGGATTTTAGTCTCAGCGAAGAACATCAAATGATACGCGACGCAGCACGCGAATTTGCTCAAACCGAACTTTTGCCCGGTGTAATAGAGCGTGATGAAAAGCAGGCATTTCCCAAGGAACTGATTCAAAAAATGGGTCAAATGGGCTTTATGGGCATGATGACCCCCACAGAATATGGCGGCGGCGGCATGGATGCAATTTCCTATGCCCTGGTTATGGAAGAAATTTCAAAAATTGACGCCTCGGCATCAGTTATTATTTCTGTAAACAACAGTCTGGTTTGTTATGGCCTTTCAGAATATGGTAATGAAGATCAGAAGCAAAAATACCTTACTAAACTTGCCAGCGGTGAGAAACTGGGCGCTTTTTGCCTGAGTGAACCAGAGGCCGGTAGTGACGCGACTTCCCAAAAAACCACCGCGATAGACAAAGGGGATCACTATATATTGAACGGAACAAAAAACTGGATCACAAACGGCAGTTCTGCCGACTATTATCTGGTTATCGCCCAGACAGACCGTGACAAAAAGCACCGCGGTATCAATGCATTTATCGTAGAAAAGGGTTGGGAAGGGTTTGAAATTGGCCCCAAAGAACAAAAACTGGGCATACGCGGGAGCGACACACATTCTTTACTTTTCAATGATGTAAAAGTCCCCAAAGAAAACCGCATAGGAGAAGACGGATTCGGATTCAAATTTGCGATGAAAACCTTAAGTGGTGGCCGTATAGGTATCGCGGCACAGGCGCTGGGCATCGCTTCCGGAGCTTATGAAATGGCGCTTAAATATTCAAAAGAACGCAAAGCCTTTGGCACAGAAATTTGCAACCACCAGGCCATTGCCTTTAAGCTTGCAGATATGTATGTTGAAATTGAAGCGGCAAGACATCTTGTGCTAAAAGCGGCATGGGAAAAAGATCAGGGCAAGAATTATGATATGGCAAGTTCCATGGCAAAACTTTATGCCTCCAAGGTCGCAATGGATGTTACGGTAGAAGCGGTTCAGGTGCACGGCGGTAACGGTTACGTCAAGGAATATCACGTGGAGCGCTTGATGCGCGATGCAAAAATCACCCAGATTTACGAAGGTACTTCTGAGATTCAAAAAATCGTTATTTCCCGCGGACTTATTGATGCGTAA
- a CDS encoding anhydro-N-acetylmuramic acid kinase, producing MTSYLILGVMSGTSVDGIDFALVQFQKTQSWAFEIVTARTIPYPKEWQQKLREAVDFDEIALENLDNEYTEFLAKATNTFIKDEKIAQIDAIASHGHTILHRPDQGITYQIGNKKELAKRTEKLVICDFRVQDVKLGGQGAPLVPIGDQLLFGAYDACVNIGGFANISYLKNDQRIAYDICPTNIVLNHYTEKLGLDYDKGGKIASGAKIDQKLLEKLNNLPFYALKPPKSLGLEWVRQEVFPLLEASKQKPEFIIATFTEHMAQQIGQVLSRASQKNADFKVLITGGGAYNTHLIERLKALTSLKITVPEPQIVEFKEALVFAFMGALRLRNTHNILKSVTGAEKDHCSGVIFTP from the coding sequence ATGACATCCTATTTAATTTTAGGCGTGATGAGCGGCACATCAGTAGATGGTATCGACTTTGCACTTGTACAATTTCAAAAAACCCAGTCCTGGGCATTTGAGATTGTAACTGCCCGTACCATTCCCTATCCTAAGGAATGGCAACAAAAACTGCGGGAAGCAGTTGATTTTGATGAAATAGCGCTGGAAAACCTTGATAATGAATACACTGAATTTTTGGCGAAAGCCACAAACACATTCATAAAAGACGAAAAGATAGCGCAAATTGACGCGATCGCCTCGCACGGCCATACCATTCTGCATCGTCCAGACCAGGGCATTACCTATCAAATTGGGAATAAAAAAGAACTGGCAAAACGTACGGAAAAGCTTGTGATCTGTGATTTTAGGGTACAGGATGTAAAACTGGGTGGCCAGGGCGCGCCGCTGGTGCCCATAGGCGATCAGTTGCTTTTTGGGGCGTATGATGCGTGCGTGAACATAGGCGGTTTTGCGAATATTTCCTATCTCAAAAATGATCAGCGTATTGCCTACGATATTTGCCCTACGAATATTGTACTGAATCATTACACGGAGAAATTAGGCCTGGATTACGATAAAGGCGGAAAGATCGCCTCAGGAGCAAAAATTGACCAAAAATTGCTCGAAAAGCTCAATAATCTGCCATTTTACGCCCTAAAACCACCAAAATCACTCGGGCTTGAATGGGTGAGGCAAGAAGTTTTTCCGTTACTGGAAGCGTCAAAACAAAAACCCGAGTTTATAATTGCCACGTTTACCGAACATATGGCACAGCAAATAGGTCAAGTCCTGTCACGTGCCAGCCAGAAAAATGCGGATTTTAAAGTGCTTATTACCGGCGGTGGCGCGTACAATACCCATTTAATAGAACGCTTAAAAGCGCTAACATCCTTAAAAATTACCGTCCCAGAACCTCAAATTGTAGAATTTAAGGAAGCGCTGGTTTTTGCATTTATGGGCGCGTTGCGCTTGAGAAATACGCATAATATTCTTAAAAGTGTAACGGGAGCAGAGAAAGATCACTGTTCAGGAGTTATTTTTACCCCCTAA
- a CDS encoding glycoside hydrolase family 113 → MKYSYFGFLIVLLLSACQAQEVSTTPKINGVSYVASRDIVEENHLQPLVDLGVNFAAVMPFAFMRSTEEPRLIFNGEHQWYGETYGGAGDFIQLLHKKNIQVMLKPHIWIGRETFTGDMLLDSEEDWKQFETDYERYILLYAKLAQENKVAVFCMGTELFNFVNARTVFWEQLIVKVKKIYTGHLTYAENWDKVGANPLWASLDFIGVDAYFPVSEEKTPSVKQARSGWKVHKNKLSELSEDFEKPILFTEYGYRSVDYAGREPWLTDRSTGGVNLQGQLNLTEALFDEFWDEPWFAGGFIWKWHHDHENSGGAENNRFTPQNKPVQEFLKKRFNLN, encoded by the coding sequence ATGAAATACAGCTACTTTGGATTTCTGATCGTTTTACTTCTTTCCGCCTGCCAGGCGCAAGAGGTTTCTACCACCCCTAAAATAAATGGTGTGAGCTATGTTGCCTCCCGCGATATTGTGGAGGAAAATCATTTGCAGCCACTCGTAGACCTGGGTGTAAATTTTGCCGCTGTGATGCCTTTCGCCTTTATGCGGAGCACAGAGGAGCCCCGGCTTATATTTAACGGTGAGCACCAGTGGTATGGCGAGACCTATGGCGGTGCAGGTGATTTTATCCAACTTCTGCACAAAAAGAACATACAAGTAATGCTAAAGCCCCATATATGGATAGGCCGCGAAACCTTTACCGGTGATATGCTCTTAGATTCTGAAGAAGATTGGAAGCAATTTGAAACCGATTATGAACGCTATATTTTGCTTTATGCAAAACTTGCTCAGGAAAATAAAGTAGCGGTTTTTTGTATGGGCACGGAGTTGTTTAATTTCGTCAATGCCCGCACCGTATTCTGGGAGCAGCTAATTGTAAAGGTCAAGAAGATATATACGGGCCACCTTACCTATGCCGAAAACTGGGATAAAGTTGGAGCAAATCCGTTATGGGCATCACTGGATTTTATAGGCGTTGACGCTTATTTTCCGGTTTCAGAAGAGAAAACGCCAAGTGTAAAACAGGCCCGGTCTGGCTGGAAAGTGCATAAAAATAAACTCAGCGAACTTTCAGAGGATTTTGAAAAACCCATCCTTTTTACGGAATATGGCTATCGAAGCGTGGATTATGCCGGCCGTGAACCCTGGCTTACAGATCGCAGTACGGGCGGTGTAAATTTGCAGGGCCAGCTTAATCTTACGGAGGCGCTTTTTGATGAATTCTGGGATGAGCCCTGGTTTGCCGGTGGTTTTATCTGGAAATGGCACCACGACCATGAGAATTCCGGCGGAGCCGAAAACAATCGCTTTACCCCGCAAAATAAACCTGTGCAGGAGTTTTTGAAGAAGCGATTCAACTTAAATTGA
- a CDS encoding porin, which translates to MLRSLPIYLILLIPLLGLAQQNDSLPKPIIPADKAGLLKNIDFTFAMRMGFRAYTFRGGDNYYNGLQFQNGFTALGISGKLHKKVYFKFRNRFNNTSEVQTLDRLGSNIELAYIDVTASPKLNLVLGKMYAFYGGYEYEFSALDILEYNDIYGNALAFVTGAGITYQAFEDHKFGFQVLNSRTKLYEDIYGDVVAENIQEPDWPVAFVGNWRGSFFDGKLRTIYSLSYSNEVRSRGTTFFTLGHKYQDRKLTLMYDFHYSSEQIDTKGIITLIQEEENVAENVAYAENWLRAEYRFSPKFTGLLTLMNSNAYANTKTSNDHIRTSYGMIPTIYYSPFKDIDVRFYLAYIGRYYDYSGYATENFNVSGYNKNEVRIGFIAPFLLL; encoded by the coding sequence ATGCTAAGATCATTACCTATTTACCTCATTTTATTAATCCCGCTCTTAGGACTCGCCCAACAGAATGACAGCCTGCCAAAACCCATTATCCCTGCAGATAAAGCAGGGCTCTTAAAAAACATAGATTTTACTTTTGCGATGCGTATGGGGTTTCGCGCTTATACCTTTAGGGGAGGGGACAATTATTATAATGGATTACAGTTTCAAAATGGTTTTACAGCGCTGGGAATTTCAGGTAAACTGCATAAAAAGGTTTATTTTAAATTCAGGAATCGCTTCAACAATACCAGTGAGGTGCAAACCCTTGACCGGTTGGGCAGCAATATAGAACTGGCCTATATTGATGTAACGGCAAGCCCTAAGCTTAATCTTGTACTTGGTAAAATGTACGCTTTTTATGGCGGCTATGAATACGAGTTCAGCGCCCTGGATATATTGGAATACAATGACATTTACGGTAATGCCCTGGCATTTGTGACCGGTGCGGGAATTACCTATCAGGCTTTTGAGGATCATAAATTTGGATTTCAGGTACTGAATTCGCGTACCAAACTTTATGAGGATATTTATGGAGATGTTGTCGCAGAAAACATTCAAGAGCCAGACTGGCCGGTAGCGTTTGTGGGAAACTGGCGTGGAAGCTTTTTTGATGGAAAGCTTAGAACCATTTACAGTTTAAGCTACTCTAATGAAGTGCGAAGTAGGGGTACGACTTTTTTTACGCTTGGCCATAAATATCAGGATCGCAAACTTACCCTCATGTATGATTTTCATTACAGTAGTGAGCAAATTGACACCAAAGGAATTATTACATTAATTCAGGAAGAGGAAAATGTGGCCGAAAATGTCGCTTACGCCGAAAACTGGTTACGGGCAGAATACCGTTTTAGCCCAAAGTTTACCGGCTTATTGACCCTTATGAACAGTAACGCGTATGCAAATACCAAAACCAGCAACGATCATATAAGAACCAGCTACGGTATGATCCCTACCATTTATTACAGTCCCTTTAAAGATATTGATGTACGTTTTTATCTTGCCTATATAGGGCGGTATTATGATTATTCAGGTTACGCCACAGAAAATTTTAACGTGTCAGGTTATAATAAAAATGAAGTACGGATTGGGTTTATTGCGCCTTTCTTGTTGCTGTAA
- a CDS encoding DUF3368 domain-containing protein, with protein MPKIVISDTSTLILFHKIGELDLLQSVYGQLVTTPEIAEEFGETVPNWIEIKTASDKKYQIFLETQVDLGEASAIALASDYEDVLLLLDDLKARKLANKLNFKISGTLGVIHRAKQMELIDKVKPLIDKLLLTDFRIADNIVKEILKLNNE; from the coding sequence ATGCCTAAAATTGTAATTTCTGACACAAGTACTCTTATACTATTTCATAAAATTGGCGAATTAGATCTTCTTCAAAGTGTATACGGCCAATTAGTAACAACGCCCGAAATTGCAGAAGAGTTCGGGGAAACTGTGCCGAACTGGATCGAAATAAAAACCGCATCCGATAAAAAATATCAAATCTTTTTAGAAACTCAAGTTGATTTAGGAGAGGCCAGCGCAATTGCTTTAGCCAGTGATTATGAAGATGTATTGTTATTGTTGGACGATTTGAAAGCACGTAAGTTGGCTAATAAGTTAAACTTTAAAATCAGTGGAACGCTTGGAGTAATCCATCGAGCAAAACAGATGGAATTGATTGACAAAGTAAAACCTTTAATCGATAAATTATTATTAACCGATTTTAGAATAGCTGATAATATAGTTAAAGAAATTCTTAAATTGAACAACGAATAA
- a CDS encoding Glu/Leu/Phe/Val dehydrogenase dimerization domain-containing protein, producing MRELLQRYEDKEPEIVFHWKDQETEAEGWTVINSLRGGAAGGGTRMRKGLDKNEVLSLAKTMEVKFTVSGPPIGGAKSGINFDPADPRKKGVLERWYSVVSPLLKSYYGTGGDLNVDEIHEVIPITEESGVWHPQEGVFNGHFKPTEADKINRIGQLRQGVIKVLENPKYSPDVSRKYTVADMITGYGVAEAARHFYDLYGGNMEGKRAIVQGFGNVGSAAAYYLAQNGAKIVGIIDVAGGLIKEEGFSFEEIKQLFLSKKGNTLSAKDLIPFEEMNERIWSLEAEIFAPCAASRLITQDQIDSLINTGLEVISCGANVPFADKEIFFGSIMEQTDARTALIPDFISNCGMARVFAYFMERRVQMTDEAIFNDTSLTIKNAIKKTFENNSDKKNLSRTAFEIALQQLV from the coding sequence ATGAGAGAATTACTACAACGTTACGAAGATAAAGAACCTGAAATTGTATTTCACTGGAAAGATCAGGAAACCGAAGCCGAAGGGTGGACCGTGATCAATTCCCTGCGTGGCGGTGCCGCCGGCGGTGGTACGCGCATGCGTAAGGGTCTGGATAAGAATGAAGTATTGTCGCTGGCAAAAACCATGGAAGTCAAATTTACTGTTTCTGGGCCACCTATTGGCGGGGCTAAAAGCGGTATCAATTTTGATCCGGCAGATCCCCGCAAAAAGGGTGTGTTGGAACGCTGGTATTCCGTCGTCTCGCCCTTATTAAAAAGTTATTACGGTACAGGTGGCGATCTCAACGTGGATGAAATTCATGAAGTGATCCCCATAACTGAAGAAAGTGGTGTATGGCACCCGCAGGAAGGGGTTTTCAATGGTCACTTCAAACCTACCGAAGCAGATAAGATCAACCGTATAGGCCAACTGCGGCAAGGGGTCATAAAAGTGCTGGAAAACCCAAAATATTCCCCAGACGTTAGCCGAAAATATACCGTGGCAGATATGATCACCGGTTATGGCGTTGCCGAAGCGGCTCGTCATTTTTATGATCTCTATGGAGGAAATATGGAAGGCAAACGCGCCATTGTTCAGGGATTTGGCAACGTGGGTTCTGCCGCTGCGTATTATCTGGCGCAGAACGGAGCTAAAATCGTGGGTATTATTGATGTGGCCGGCGGACTCATAAAAGAGGAAGGTTTTAGTTTTGAGGAAATAAAACAGCTTTTTCTCAGCAAAAAGGGGAATACCCTCAGTGCTAAGGACCTGATTCCTTTTGAGGAAATGAACGAACGGATATGGAGTCTTGAAGCCGAAATTTTTGCCCCCTGTGCCGCTTCTCGTTTAATAACACAGGATCAGATTGACAGCCTTATCAATACGGGGCTGGAAGTGATTTCCTGTGGGGCAAACGTGCCCTTTGCAGACAAGGAGATTTTCTTCGGTTCTATTATGGAGCAAACTGATGCGCGTACCGCGCTTATCCCAGATTTTATATCAAATTGTGGGATGGCCCGGGTTTTTGCTTATTTTATGGAGCGCCGTGTACAAATGACAGATGAGGCCATTTTTAACGATACCTCACTGACCATTAAAAATGCCATTAAAAAAACTTTTGAGAACAACAGTGATAAAAAGAATTTAAGCCGCACTGCTTTTGAAATTGCTTTGCAGCAACTTGTATAA
- a CDS encoding bifunctional folylpolyglutamate synthase/dihydrofolate synthase produces the protein MDYQETLEWMFARLPMYQRQGAAAFRKDLTNIKLLDAHLQHPHKYYKTIHVAGTNGKGSTSHMLAAVLQEAGYKTGLYTSPHLKDFRERIRVDGTMVPQDYVVSFIAEHKTFIEKHSLSFFELTVGMAFDYFAKVQVDVAIIEVGLGGRLDATNIITPEISVITNIGLDHTAFLGTTLKEIAGEKAGIIKPGVPVVVGEKQDETTITFIQKAVREGSEIFFASDSDFPEYPSDLKGVYQQKNKKTVLKTLETLQGNGAFLIKPEHISEGIKNAAQRTGLQGRWQQLGSAPNVYCDTGHNKEGLVEVFKQLRQEVYDNLHIVLGVVSDKDLNTILPLFPKEAVYYFCKPNLERGLDAVILSEKAAFYSLKGEVYATVAEAYKTALKRANKEDLIFIGGSTFVVAEII, from the coding sequence ATGGATTATCAGGAAACTTTAGAGTGGATGTTCGCACGTTTGCCCATGTATCAACGGCAGGGCGCTGCGGCTTTTAGAAAGGACCTGACCAATATAAAATTGCTTGATGCACATCTACAGCACCCTCACAAGTATTATAAAACCATTCATGTAGCCGGTACTAACGGCAAGGGAAGTACCAGTCATATGCTGGCCGCAGTATTGCAAGAGGCGGGCTATAAAACTGGTTTGTACACTTCGCCGCACTTAAAAGATTTTAGGGAACGCATCCGCGTAGATGGGACTATGGTTCCGCAGGACTATGTGGTCTCTTTTATTGCGGAACACAAAACATTTATTGAAAAACATTCGCTTTCCTTTTTTGAACTTACCGTGGGCATGGCCTTTGACTACTTTGCAAAAGTACAGGTAGATGTCGCCATCATTGAAGTAGGTCTGGGCGGAAGGCTGGATGCGACCAATATCATTACCCCTGAAATTTCGGTGATTACGAATATAGGTCTGGACCACACCGCATTTTTGGGCACAACCCTAAAGGAAATTGCCGGTGAAAAAGCAGGGATCATTAAACCCGGGGTTCCGGTAGTTGTGGGGGAAAAACAAGATGAGACAACCATTACCTTTATACAGAAAGCGGTGCGGGAGGGAAGCGAGATTTTTTTTGCTTCCGATTCCGATTTCCCCGAATACCCTTCAGATTTGAAAGGGGTGTATCAACAAAAAAATAAGAAAACCGTATTAAAAACCCTGGAAACCCTTCAGGGAAACGGTGCTTTTTTAATCAAGCCAGAGCATATTTCCGAAGGGATTAAAAACGCTGCCCAACGTACCGGCTTGCAGGGACGCTGGCAACAGCTGGGCAGCGCGCCAAATGTGTATTGCGATACCGGCCATAATAAAGAAGGCCTGGTTGAAGTTTTCAAGCAATTGCGCCAGGAGGTTTATGACAACTTACACATCGTACTCGGTGTGGTAAGTGATAAAGACCTGAACACGATTTTACCGTTATTCCCCAAAGAAGCCGTGTACTATTTTTGCAAACCCAACTTAGAACGGGGGTTAGATGCGGTAATTTTAAGCGAAAAAGCAGCCTTTTATAGCTTGAAAGGGGAAGTTTATGCTACTGTAGCGGAAGCTTATAAAACGGCATTAAAAAGGGCAAACAAAGAAGATCTGATATTTATAGGGGGAAGCACATTTGTGGTGGCAGAAATAATTTAA
- a CDS encoding ExbD/TolR family protein, translating into MNLRGRNKVSPEFSMSSMTDIVFLLLIFFLLTSPAITPDALDLILPKAKGKTSNKQNLSVSITKDLDFFVNKERVPQSSLESYITSELSGVEEPTIILRAAEGVPIEEAVSVMDIANRNKYKIVLAVRPN; encoded by the coding sequence ATGAACTTACGCGGAAGAAATAAAGTAAGCCCGGAGTTCAGTATGAGCTCCATGACCGATATCGTGTTCCTGCTGCTCATCTTTTTCCTGTTGACCTCACCGGCAATTACGCCAGACGCGCTGGATTTAATTCTGCCGAAGGCAAAAGGAAAGACAAGCAACAAGCAAAACCTTTCGGTAAGCATCACAAAAGATCTCGACTTTTTTGTGAATAAAGAGCGGGTGCCACAATCCAGCTTAGAAAGCTATATCACCAGCGAACTAAGCGGCGTTGAAGAACCCACGATTATTTTGCGCGCTGCCGAAGGTGTACCTATAGAAGAAGCGGTGAGCGTGATGGATATCGCCAATAGGAACAAGTACAAGATTGTTTTGGCCGTACGGCCGAATTAA
- the nhaB gene encoding sodium/proton antiporter NhaB, producing MFKYFLGNSPRWFKLTMITFLIFNVVAMFTLGPVVTAWCFIGEFIFTLAMALKCYPLQSGGILALEALILGLTSPEAAYHEVDQNLEVVLLLVFMVAGIYFMKPMLMFIFSKVFTKIKSKVVLSMLFVFLAALLSAFLDALTVTAVLISVTVGFYGVYHKIHSDADADYDRDAIPDREELSGETLDKFRSFLRSLIMHGVVGTALGGVCTLVGEPQNLLIGEKMGWNFVEFFVRMYHITIPVLVAGLLTTFLLEKFKLFGFGEKLPEVARRIIESYTEKEDKNRTDKERYGLYVQGISAILLVASLALHLAPVGFIGLFLIVVQTAFMGIIKEHNLGEAFEEALPFTGLLVVFFVIVAMIHDQHLFTPIIDYVLAMPPSSQPSMFYIANGVLSMISDNVFVATVYINEVQAAFDKGLIDREQYNHLAIAINTGTNLPSVATPNGQAAFLFLLTSSLAPLINLSYGKMAKMAFPYTIVMGGVGLLGVWYFL from the coding sequence ATGTTTAAATATTTCCTTGGCAACAGCCCACGCTGGTTTAAGCTTACCATGATCACCTTTTTAATCTTTAACGTGGTCGCAATGTTTACTTTAGGACCGGTAGTGACAGCCTGGTGTTTTATAGGCGAATTCATATTTACCCTCGCGATGGCACTTAAATGCTATCCATTACAATCTGGTGGTATCCTGGCACTGGAGGCCCTGATATTAGGTCTTACCTCTCCAGAGGCGGCCTATCATGAAGTAGATCAAAACCTTGAAGTTGTGTTGCTTCTTGTATTTATGGTTGCCGGTATTTACTTCATGAAACCGATGCTTATGTTTATTTTCAGTAAGGTTTTTACGAAGATAAAGTCCAAGGTCGTGCTTTCCATGTTGTTTGTATTTCTGGCAGCACTACTTTCTGCATTTCTTGATGCGCTCACCGTAACTGCTGTACTTATTAGTGTGACCGTTGGTTTCTACGGTGTTTATCATAAAATCCATTCAGACGCCGATGCAGACTACGATCGTGATGCCATTCCTGACCGTGAAGAATTAAGCGGTGAAACACTTGATAAGTTCAGGAGTTTCCTGCGTAGTTTAATCATGCACGGTGTGGTAGGTACGGCTCTGGGTGGTGTTTGTACGCTTGTAGGTGAACCACAAAACCTGCTCATAGGTGAGAAAATGGGTTGGAACTTTGTGGAGTTCTTTGTTAGGATGTACCATATTACGATCCCGGTTTTAGTGGCCGGTTTGCTGACTACCTTTTTACTTGAAAAGTTTAAATTATTCGGTTTTGGGGAAAAACTTCCCGAAGTCGCGCGACGTATCATAGAAAGCTATACCGAAAAAGAAGATAAAAATCGAACGGATAAAGAGCGCTACGGACTTTACGTTCAGGGTATATCGGCGATATTGCTTGTTGCGAGTTTAGCACTTCACCTGGCGCCGGTTGGTTTTATCGGTTTGTTTTTAATTGTTGTTCAAACGGCTTTTATGGGTATTATCAAAGAACATAACCTGGGAGAGGCTTTTGAAGAGGCGCTTCCGTTTACGGGGCTTTTGGTCGTATTCTTTGTGATCGTTGCCATGATTCACGACCAGCATTTATTCACCCCTATAATTGATTATGTACTGGCCATGCCGCCATCATCGCAGCCTTCTATGTTTTACATTGCTAATGGAGTACTTTCTATGATCAGTGATAACGTATTTGTGGCTACGGTTTATATCAACGAGGTGCAGGCCGCTTTTGATAAAGGTTTAATAGACAGGGAGCAATATAATCACCTGGCAATTGCAATTAATACGGGTACTAACCTGCCGAGTGTCGCGACACCTAACGGTCAGGCCGCATTTTTGTTCCTGTTGACATCCTCTTTAGCACCATTGATCAATTTATCTTATGGTAAAATGGCAAAAATGGCATTCCCCTATACAATTGTTATGGGTGGTGTTGGGCTGCTGGGCGTATGGTATTTCCTATAA